The Pseudomonas oryzicola genomic sequence TGTTCGACCATGGCTGGGCCGATGCCTGTGAACGGGCCGGCATCGCCTACTACCCCAAGCTGCTCGGTGCCGTGCCGTTCAGCCCGGTCAGCGGCCCGCGCCTGCTGGCCGCCGACCCTGCCGATGGCTTGCTGGTGCTGCAGGCGTTGCCGGAATACCTGGGCAAGGGCGGGTTGTCCGGGGCACACATCAACTTCACCGACCCGCAGCTGGATGCGCAGATGGCCGGCTTGCCGGGCTGGATGGAGCGGCTGGGTTGCCAGTTCCACTGGCGCAACCATGGCTACCGTGACTTCCAGGACTTCCTCGACAGCCTCAGTTCGCGCAAGCGCAAGCAGATGCGCAAGGAGCGTGAGCAGGTAGCCGGGCAGGGTATCGATTTTCGCTGGTACCACGGCGCCGAACTGGACCAGGCGCAATGGGACTTCGTCTACCGCTGCTACGCCAACACCTACGCGGTGCGCCGTCGTGCGCCTTACCTGACGCGCGAATTCTTCAGCTTGCTGGCCGAGCGCATGCCCGAGGCACTGCGCGTGGTGATGGCGCGGCAAGCTGGGCGTGATGTGGCGATGGCCTTGAGCCTGGTGGGCGGCGACAGCTTGTTCGGGCGTTACTGGGGCTGCCTGGACGAGTTTGACCGGCTGCATTTCGAGACCTGTTTTTACCAGGGCATGGACTTTGCCATCGCCGAGGGCCTGCAGCGTTTCGATGCCGGGGCGCAGGGCGAGCACAAGCTGATTCGCGGCTTCGAGCCGGTGCTGACGCGGTCGTGGCACTACCTGCTGCACCCGGGGCTGCGGCGGGCGGTAGAGGATTTTCTGGCGCAGGAGCGGGAAGGGGTGCGGGCGTATGCCGAGGAGGCCAGGGGGATGTTGCCCTATCGCCGGGACTGATCCATTCATATTGCCTGTGCCGGCCATTTCGCGGGTGAACCCGCTCCCACAGGTACTGCACAGACCGTGAAATTTGTGCGGTCCCTGTGGGAGCGGGTTTACCCGCGAAGAGGCCGGTGCAGGAGTCAGTCGACCCCGACAAAGCCCCCGGTCTGGTGATGCCACAAGCGGGCATACAGGCCTTGCTGCGCGAGCAGTTCATTGTGGCTGCCACTCTCGACGATCCGCCCCTTGTCCAGCACCACCAGCCGGTCCATCCGCGCGATGGTGGAAAGCCGGTGGGCAATGGCGATCACTGTCTTGCCCTGCATCAGCGTCTCCAGGCTTTCCTGGATTGCTGCCTCCACCTCCGAGTCCAGCGCCGAAGTGGCCTCGTCCATGATCAGGATCGGAGCATTTTTCAGCAGCACCCGGGCAATCGCGATGCGCTGGCGCTGGCCACCCGACAGCTTGACCCCGCGCTCGCCCACATGGGCATCGAAACCGGTGCGGCCCAGGGCATCCGACAGCTGCGGGATGAACTCGTCAGCCCGCGCCCGGCGCACCGCTTCGAGCAGCTCGGCGTCGCTGGCACCCGGGCGGCCGTACAGCAGGTTGTCGCGGATCGAGCGGTGCAGCAGCGAGGTGTCCTGGGTGATCATGCCGATCTGCGCGCGCAAGCTGGCCTGGCTCACCTGGGCGATGTCCTGGCCATCGATCAGGATGCGCCCGCCTTGCACGTCGTACAGCCGCAGCAGCAGATTGACCAGGGTCGACTTGCCCGCCCCGGACGGGCCGATCAGGCCGATCTTCTCGCCCGGGCGAATGTCCAGGTTCAGCCCTTCGATCACATTGGCGGCCTGGCCATAGTGGAAGTCCACGTCATCGAAGCGAACCGCGCCGCGGCTGACCTTCAGCGCCGGCGCGTTGGGCGGGTCGGTGACGGTGACCGGCTGGGCGATGGTCTGCAGGCCGTCCTGGACCATGCCGATGTTCTCGAAGATGCCGTTGACCACCCACATGATCCAGCCCGACATGTTGACGATGCGGATCACCAGGCCGGTGGCCAGGGCGATGGCGCCGACCGTGATCAGCGACTGGCTCCACAGCCACAGCGCCAGGCCCGTGGTGGCGACCACCAGCAGGCCATTGAGGGTGGTGATGACCACGTCCATGCTGGTGACCACGCGCGCCGCCAGCTGGGTTTTCTCGGTCTGTTCGCTGATCGCTTCGCGGGCGTATTGCTGCTCGTAGTCGGTGTGGGCGAACAGCTTGAGGGTGGCGATGTTGGTGTAGCCATCAACGATACGGCCCATCAGCTTGGAGCGCGCGTCGGAAGAAATCACCGAGCGCTCCTTCACCCTGGGCACGAAGTAGAACAGCGCGGCGATATAGCCGGCGATCCATAGCAGCAGTGGCAGCATCAGGCGCCAGTCGGCCTCGGCAAACAGCACCAGCGAGGTAATGGCGTAGATCAGCACATGCCACAGCGCATCCACCGCCTGCACGGCGGAGTCACGCAGCGAGTTGCCGGTCTGCATGATGCGCTGGGCGATGCGCCCGGCGAAGTCGCTCTGGAAGAAGTTCAGGCTCTGCTTGAGCACGTAGGTGTGGTTCTGCCAGCGAATCAGGCTGGTCATGCCCGGGGTGATGGTCTGGTGCACCAGCAGGTCGTGCAGGCCGAAGAACAATGGCCGCAGCAGCAGGATGACCACCAGCATCCAGATCAGCTCGCCACTGTGCTCGCTGAAGAAGTTGGCATTGGGAGTGCCCTGGGCCAGGTCGATGATGCGGCTGAGGTAGCTGAACATCGCCACCTCGATCAGCGAGGCGAACAGGCCGACCACCAGCAGGGCCAGGAAACTCGGCCAGACCTGGCGCAGGTAATACAGGTAGAACGGCCACACCCGGCTGGGGGGCGCGTCGCTCGGCGCTTCGCGAAAAATGTCGATCAGTTGTTCGAAACGGCGGTACAGCATGGGTGACGACACTCCTGTTCCATCCGACCCCAGGCGGTTTCACGTCCCTGTGAAGCCTGCGGTCAGTCGATGCGTTTGGCCGACTTGATGTACACCGGGTCGGCCGGCACATCGCGCATGCCTTTCTTGATGGTGGTCGGCGAGTTGACGATCTGGTCGACCACTTCCATGCCCTTGGTGACCTTGCCGAACACGGCATAACCGGCGTCACGGCCCGGGTTGAGGAAGTCGTTGTCGGCAACGTTGATGAAGAACTGGCTGGTGGCCGAGTTCGGGTCCGAGGTGCGCGCCATCGACAGGGTGCCGCGAGTGTTCTGCAGGCCGTTGCTGGCTTCGTTCCGGATCGGGTCCTTGGTGGTCTTCTGCACCATCTGGTCGGTGAAGCCGCCGCCCTGGACCATGAAGCCGGGGATCACGCGGTGGAAGATGGTGTTGTTGTAGAAGCCGCTGTCTACGTACTGCAGGAAGTTCTTGGTACTGATCGGCGCCTTCTCGGCATTCAGCTCGATCTCGACCTGGCCGAAGCTGGTGTCCAGCACTACGTGCGGGGTCTTGTCGGAGGCCATGACGCTGGTGGCGAAGGCGACCGAGCAGGCGGTGAGCAGAAGTTTTTTCAGCATGGGCTCAAAGATCCTTGAGAGGTGGAAGCGGCTGCAAGGAACTGCAGCAGGGTCTGGTTGAAGACCTCGGGTTGGTCGAGAGGTGTAGCGTGCCGGGAATCGTCGATGACCACCAGCCTGGCGTGGGGCATCAGGGCGACATAGCGTTGTTTCAGTTGTATCGGCGTGTAATCGTGGTCGGCGGCGATTACCAGGGTAGGACAGTGAATCTGCCCGATGCGTTCCTGCACGCCCCAGTCGACGATGGCGTCGAAGCTCTTGAGGTAGGCGCGTTTGTCGTTGCGTGCCCAGCGCTTGGCCATTTCCTGGCGCAGTGCGGCTTGCTGGGGCTTGGGGAACAGCCGTTCGGCCAGGCCCTTGCCGACGGTTTCGACACTGAGCAGGCGCGCCAGGCCCCAGCGTTTCAGCCACCGGGCCCAGTCACTGCGGGTGCGGCGCTTGACCTCGGGGGCGCTGTTGACGATGCACAGGCTGCGCAGCCACTGTGGATGGTCGACGGCGAACTGGAAACCGACCATGCCGCCCATGGACAGGCCGACGAAGTGCACCGGGCCGGTGTTCAGGTGTTCGAGCAGGGCCAGCAGGTCGGCACTGAAGGTGGCGATCTGGTAGCCGTCGCGGGGCTTGTCGGAGCGGCCATGGCCGCGGATGTCCATCAGGATGACTTGGTAGTGGCGGCTGAGCGCCGGCACCTGCATCTCCCAGTCCTGGCAGCTGGAGCCCAGGCCATGCAACAGTACCAGCGGTTCGCCCTGGCCATAGACCTCGTAGTGCAGTGCGCATCCTTCGTGTTCGAAATAGGCCATGGGCGCGGTCCTCTCAGGCTTGTGCGGGGGCTGCGAAGGGCACGTCCAGTGGCGCGGTGTCGAAATTGCGCAGCAGGTCGATGAGAATCTGCGTCGCCGGGCCCAGGGTCTTCTCTTTGCTGGAATAAAGGTAGAACAGTGGGTGGCGGCTGCCACCTTGGTCCAGCGGCAATGGCTTGAGCACGCCTTCACGCAACTCGCGTTCGATCATGTGCCGGGGCAGCCAGGCAAAGCCCAGGCCACTGCTGACGAAGGTGGCGGCGGTGCCCAGGCTGCCGACCGTCCAGCGTTGCTCGGCACCGAGCCAGCCGACGTCGCGCGGCTGGGCGCGGCCGGAGTCGCGGATCACCACCTGCAACTGGCTTTCCAGGTCCTGGAAGGTGAGCTCGCGGCCCAGGCGGTGCAGGCTGTGTTCCGGGTGGGCGACGGCGACGAACTCCACCGCGCTCAGTTCGGCACCCAGGTAGCCGCCGATGCTGTAGCTGCTGATGGCCAGGTCGGCGATGCCTTCATGCATCACTTCCTCGACGCCAGAAAGTACTTCTTCCCGCAGGCGCACCCGGCAGCCACGGCTCTGCGGCATGAACGCAGCCAGGGCGCGCACCAGGCGGGCGCTAGGGTAGGCGGCATCGACCACCAGGCGCACCTCGGCCTCCCAGCCCTGTTCCATGTGGTGGGCGAGGTCTTCAAGCTGGCTGGCCTGCTTGACCAGGTGGCGCGAACGGCGCAGCAGCACATTGCCGGCCTCGGTGAGCACGGCCTTGCGGCCATCGATACGCAGCAGCGGCACGCCCAGTTGCTCCTGCATGCGCGCCACGGTGTAGCTGACCGACGACTGCGAGCGGTGCAGTGCCTCGGCGGCCTGGGCAAACCCGCCGTGATCGACCACTGCCTGCAGGGTTCGCCACTGGTCAAGGGTTACGCGCGGCGCTTTCATGTTTCGCTCCTGTTGTCCTAAGCTGCGCTCTTTCAAGGAGAGCGGCCCATGAAGAAATGTTGTGCGGCAATACTGATGTGCCTGCCCCTCGGGGCCATGGCGTATCCCATCGATGTGGACAAGGAACTGACCGGGGTCAAGCTCGACTACACCGCCTACGACACGGCTTACGACATTGGCGCCATCACCCTGAACAACTATGGGCAGGTGCCGGCTGCCTGCAAGGTCACCTTCCGCAACGGCCCCGAGGCACCGCGGGTACGGCGGGTGAATGTACCGGCAGGCAAAAGCGTCGATGTCACCGCCAAGTTCAACCGCCAGATCATCAAACTGCGGATCGCCTTGAGCTGCAGCGCGGAATAAACTGATAAATCGATTGATTGCACCCACTTTTTACGCTTTTTTATCGATAGGTCAAGCCTTAATCTCACCTCCATCGAATCGCAACCCTTTTTGCCGATGGATGCACCCCATGTCCCGCGTACTGATCATCGAAAGCAGCGCCCGCCAGCAGGATTCCGTTTCCCGCCAGCTGACCCGTGATTTCATCCAGCAATGGCAGGCCGCCCACCCGGCCGACCAGATCAGCGTACGTGACCTGGCGGTGAACCCGGTGCCGCACCTGGACGCCGACCTGCTGGGTGGCTGGATGAAGCCCGAAGAGCAGCGCAGCGCCGCCGAGCTGGAGGCCCTGGCCCGCTCCAACGAACTGACCGATGAATTGCTCGCTGCCGACGTGCTGGTGATGGCTGCGCCGATGTACAACTTCACCATCCCCAGCACGCTCAAGGCCTGGCTGGACCACGTGCTGCGTGCTGGCATCACCTTCAAGTACACCCCCACCGGCCCACAGGGCTTGCTGACTGGCAAGCGTGCCATTGTCCTGACGGCCCGTGGCGGCATCCACGCCGGCGCCAGCAGTGACCACCAGGAACCGTACCTGCGCCAGGTCATGGCCTTCATCGGCATTCACGATGTCGAATTCATCCACGCCGAAGGCCTGAACATGAGCGGCGAGTTCCACGAGAAAGGCGTGAACCAGGCCAAGGCCAGGCTGGCAGCGGTCGCCTGAGGCGCAACGAATTCCCAACCCTGACACCTGGTTTTGCTCCTTTGGGTGTACCTGCCCGGCCCGTATGGCCGGGTTTTTTTATGATTGTCTGGAGCCTTGTAGGGTTTTTGAGATCGAGCGCCGCCCGCGCGGCGCATCGCGAGCTGCGCTCGCTCCTACGTTTGTTTCGGGCCAATTATTCCTGTGGGATTTGTGCGCGTACGCCTTGGCACATGGCGGAATATCGCGTCGGACAAACCAGGCGGCCGCGCGCGCCTGTCACAGGCGTGACTGGCCCGAAACAAACGTAGGAGCGAGCGCAGCTCGCGATGCGCCGCGCGGGCGGCGCTCGATTTGCGCCCCAAATAAAAAAGCACGAGTAGCACCTGCAAGGTTGAACTCGCTCGCCACAACCCGCTAAGGTCGCGCCCTTGATCCACGAGAGGCACCCATGGGCTACCTGATAATCGTCGCGCTGATCCAGGCGTTTTCCTTCAGCCTGATCGGCGAGTACCTGGCCGGGCACGTCGACAGCTACTTCGCCGTGCTCGCGCGGGTGGTGCTGGCTGGCCTGGTGTTCCTGCCGCTGACCCGCTGGCGCCAGGTCGAACTGCGCTTCATGCGCTCGATGCTGCTGATCGGCGCGCTGCAGTACGGCATCACCTACGTCTGCCTGTACCTCAGCTTCCGTGTGCTCAGTGTGCCGGAGGTGCTGTTGTTCACCATCCTCACGCCACTGCACGTGACCCTGATCGAAGATGCCATGAACCGCCGCTTCAACCCGTGGGCCCTGGTGGCAGCGCTGGTGGCGGTAGCCGGCGCCGCGGTGATCCGCTTCGACACCATCAGCGGCGAGTTCTTCACCGGCTTCCTGCTGCTGCAACTGGCCAACTTCACC encodes the following:
- a CDS encoding GNAT family N-acetyltransferase, which encodes MTSLYSLAHLHDLPAATWDALVPPGQPFLRHAFLSAMEDSGSVAPDTGWAPEHLVLERDGQVRALLPAYRKWHSFGEYVFDHGWADACERAGIAYYPKLLGAVPFSPVSGPRLLAADPADGLLVLQALPEYLGKGGLSGAHINFTDPQLDAQMAGLPGWMERLGCQFHWRNHGYRDFQDFLDSLSSRKRKQMRKEREQVAGQGIDFRWYHGAELDQAQWDFVYRCYANTYAVRRRAPYLTREFFSLLAERMPEALRVVMARQAGRDVAMALSLVGGDSLFGRYWGCLDEFDRLHFETCFYQGMDFAIAEGLQRFDAGAQGEHKLIRGFEPVLTRSWHYLLHPGLRRAVEDFLAQEREGVRAYAEEARGMLPYRRD
- a CDS encoding ABC transporter ATP-binding protein, which produces MLYRRFEQLIDIFREAPSDAPPSRVWPFYLYYLRQVWPSFLALLVVGLFASLIEVAMFSYLSRIIDLAQGTPNANFFSEHSGELIWMLVVILLLRPLFFGLHDLLVHQTITPGMTSLIRWQNHTYVLKQSLNFFQSDFAGRIAQRIMQTGNSLRDSAVQAVDALWHVLIYAITSLVLFAEADWRLMLPLLLWIAGYIAALFYFVPRVKERSVISSDARSKLMGRIVDGYTNIATLKLFAHTDYEQQYAREAISEQTEKTQLAARVVTSMDVVITTLNGLLVVATTGLALWLWSQSLITVGAIALATGLVIRIVNMSGWIMWVVNGIFENIGMVQDGLQTIAQPVTVTDPPNAPALKVSRGAVRFDDVDFHYGQAANVIEGLNLDIRPGEKIGLIGPSGAGKSTLVNLLLRLYDVQGGRILIDGQDIAQVSQASLRAQIGMITQDTSLLHRSIRDNLLYGRPGASDAELLEAVRRARADEFIPQLSDALGRTGFDAHVGERGVKLSGGQRQRIAIARVLLKNAPILIMDEATSALDSEVEAAIQESLETLMQGKTVIAIAHRLSTIARMDRLVVLDKGRIVESGSHNELLAQQGLYARLWHHQTGGFVGVD
- a CDS encoding peptidylprolyl isomerase — translated: MLKKLLLTACSVAFATSVMASDKTPHVVLDTSFGQVEIELNAEKAPISTKNFLQYVDSGFYNNTIFHRVIPGFMVQGGGFTDQMVQKTTKDPIRNEASNGLQNTRGTLSMARTSDPNSATSQFFINVADNDFLNPGRDAGYAVFGKVTKGMEVVDQIVNSPTTIKKGMRDVPADPVYIKSAKRID
- a CDS encoding alpha/beta fold hydrolase, which produces MAYFEHEGCALHYEVYGQGEPLVLLHGLGSSCQDWEMQVPALSRHYQVILMDIRGHGRSDKPRDGYQIATFSADLLALLEHLNTGPVHFVGLSMGGMVGFQFAVDHPQWLRSLCIVNSAPEVKRRTRSDWARWLKRWGLARLLSVETVGKGLAERLFPKPQQAALRQEMAKRWARNDKRAYLKSFDAIVDWGVQERIGQIHCPTLVIAADHDYTPIQLKQRYVALMPHARLVVIDDSRHATPLDQPEVFNQTLLQFLAAASTSQGSLSPC
- a CDS encoding LysR family transcriptional regulator, translating into MKAPRVTLDQWRTLQAVVDHGGFAQAAEALHRSQSSVSYTVARMQEQLGVPLLRIDGRKAVLTEAGNVLLRRSRHLVKQASQLEDLAHHMEQGWEAEVRLVVDAAYPSARLVRALAAFMPQSRGCRVRLREEVLSGVEEVMHEGIADLAISSYSIGGYLGAELSAVEFVAVAHPEHSLHRLGRELTFQDLESQLQVVIRDSGRAQPRDVGWLGAEQRWTVGSLGTAATFVSSGLGFAWLPRHMIERELREGVLKPLPLDQGGSRHPLFYLYSSKEKTLGPATQILIDLLRNFDTAPLDVPFAAPAQA
- a CDS encoding 3-phosphoglycerate kinase; translated protein: MKKCCAAILMCLPLGAMAYPIDVDKELTGVKLDYTAYDTAYDIGAITLNNYGQVPAACKVTFRNGPEAPRVRRVNVPAGKSVDVTAKFNRQIIKLRIALSCSAE
- a CDS encoding FMN-dependent NADH-azoreductase translates to MSRVLIIESSARQQDSVSRQLTRDFIQQWQAAHPADQISVRDLAVNPVPHLDADLLGGWMKPEEQRSAAELEALARSNELTDELLAADVLVMAAPMYNFTIPSTLKAWLDHVLRAGITFKYTPTGPQGLLTGKRAIVLTARGGIHAGASSDHQEPYLRQVMAFIGIHDVEFIHAEGLNMSGEFHEKGVNQAKARLAAVA
- a CDS encoding carboxylate/amino acid/amine transporter yields the protein MGYLIIVALIQAFSFSLIGEYLAGHVDSYFAVLARVVLAGLVFLPLTRWRQVELRFMRSMLLIGALQYGITYVCLYLSFRVLSVPEVLLFTILTPLHVTLIEDAMNRRFNPWALVAALVAVAGAAVIRFDTISGEFFTGFLLLQLANFTYAAGQVLYRHLVARHPSDLPHYKRFGYFYLGALIVVLPAFLLFGNAQHLPSTNVQWLVLLFLGLCPTALGLYWWNKGACLVSGATLAVMNNLHVPVGLLLNLLIWNQHEPLGRLLLGGAVILASVWMSRLGSLTLSSKAWRS